The following is a genomic window from Pedosphaera parvula Ellin514.
GGGCGGCAGGTTACGGCCCAACTTTATGATGAGTTGTTGCCGCAGGAGTTGGCTCGCATTGAGAAAGAGATTGGAACGGCGCGTTATCAAAGCGGGCATTTCAATAGGGCAGTGGGGATGTTTACTGAGATGTCGAAGAGTCCGTCGTTTGTAGAATTTTTGACATTGCCAGCATATAACGCCATCGACTAACAACCTGTTGCACCGACAAGTGTTTCAGGTATGATGAGAGATAATACATATGGCGAGCGCCCTCGAATTTACGCTAAACGGACGGGCCGTCCAGATAGAGAATTCCTCTCCGAATACGACCCTGCTGGAGTATTTGCGCGGCAATGGTTGCGCTGGTTCAAAAGAAGGCTGTGCAGAAGGGGATTGCGGAGCATGCTCGGTGGCAATTATCGATCGTAACTCGAAGGGTGAAACTTGTTATCGAGCGATCAATAGCTGTCTCGTGCCGCTGCCGCTCATGGCTGGGCGCGAAGTGGTGACGGTTGAAGGAGTCGCGAAGAATCGTGAGTTGCATCCGGTGCAGCAGAAGATGGTGGAATGCCATGGATCGCAATGCGGTTACTGTACGCCGGGATTTATTCTTTCGCTTTTTGAAGGTTACTACCGAAATGATTTAAAGGAACAATGGCAACTGGATGATCAGTTGTGTGGGAATCTTTGTCGATGTACTGGATATCGTCCCATACTTGAAGCGGCGGCGGAGGCTTATGCAGGGCGGGAACAGATCAATGGCAAGGATCCCTTTGCGGAACGATTGCGGCAGAACGATGGCAAGGTTGGAGCCATGCAGTATGAGGCGGCCGGAGAGAAATTTTTTCGACCTGATTCGCTTAAGGAGTTGCTGAAATTATTACAAGAGCATCCGAATGCGCGGATGGTGGCGGGGGCTACGGAACTGGGGCTTGAAATTACCAAGAGGTATAAGCGCTTTCCGACACTGATCTCAGTGGAGGCTGTGCCGGAATTGAAGGAATGCAAGGCCACGGATTTGGAGTGGCGTGTGGGGGCGGCGCTTACATTAACGCAGGTTGAGGAAGTCCTGGCCAGGGAGTTTCCGGCGCTAGGCAAAATGCTTTGGGTGTTTGGTTCGAGGCAGATTCGGAATCGGGCGACATTGGGTGGGAATCTCGTGACGGCTTCGCCGATTGGTGATAGCGCGCCAGTGCTGCTGGCGTTGGATGCCAAGGTGGTGATTGCATCGCTGGAGGGAGAGCGGACGTGTCCGTTGGAGCAATTTTTTATCTCCTATCGCAAGACGGCTTTGAATCCGGGCGAGGTGTTGAAGGCAGTTGTGATCCCTCGAAGCACTTCAGGACCTGGACTCACGCGCATTACAGAGTGGTACAAGGTATCGAAGCGGCGCGAGATGGATATCAGTACGGTAGCGGCGTGCTTTGTGGTGGATCTGGATGCTCAAGGCATGGTGCGGCATGCGCGGCTGGGTTATGGCGGTGTGGCGGCGATGCCGGCCCGGGCAAAAAGGACCGAGGCTGCACTTGTTGGTAAGAGGTGGAGTGGAGAATGGGTGGCTGAAGTGCTGCCGATTTTGAGAGCAGAATTTACTCCGATTTCCGATGTGCGAGGTGAGGCTAAGTACCGACAGGGATTGATCACCAGTTTGTTTCAGAAGTTTTATGAGGAAACATCGGGTGGTGAAAAAGCGGTTTCCATAAAGAACGGTGAGTTGTTGAAACCTGCTGAGGTGGTCGGAAAGCGCCCTGAGCCGCATGAGAGTGCGCATAAGCATGTGACTGGCGAGGCTCTTTATACAGACGACCAAACCGCAGGAAAGAGAATGTTGGAAGTCTGGCCCGTGTGTTCACCGCATGCGCGTGCGAAGATTTTGAAGCGAGATGCGACGGAGGCTCGGAAGATGCCGGGGATTAAAGCGGTGCTGATGGCCGAGGATATTCCGGGGCACAACGATGTCGGAGCGGTGAAGAAGGATGAGATTTTGCTTGCGGATCGGGAGGTGTCGTTTCACGGACATCCGGTGGCACTGGTGGTGGGAGAGACGCAGGCTGCGTGCCGGGAGGCTGCGGAAAAGGTGATTGTGGAGTATGAGCCGCTTCAAGCGGTGTTGACATTGCAACAAGCAATCCGTGAAGGAAGTTTCCATAACGAGTCGAATTTCATGCGACGCGGAGAGGTGGAGACAGGTTTGGCATCGGCTCCAGTTACTTTGGAAGGTGAGTTCGAGTTGGGTGGCCAAGAGCATTTTTATTTGGAGACACATGCTGCCTGGGCAGAGCCGGGCGAGGATGGTTCAGTGCGCGTAGTTTCTTCAACGCAGCATCCTTCCGAAGTCCAGACGGTGATTGCGCATGTGCTGCATCTACCGATCAATAAAGTCGTCGTGCAAAGTCCGCGGATGGGTGGTGGGTTTGGCGGGAAGGAGACGCAGGCGAATACACCGGCAGCGTTGGCGGCGTTGGCGGCGAGCAAGACGGGGAAGTCGGTACGGGTGCGGTTCAATCGCGATCAGGACATGATTTTGTCGGGGCATCGGCATCCGTTTTTGGCGCGGTTCAAAGTGGGATTTGATTCGCAAGGGATGTTGCTGGCATTGAAAGCGCAGCTTTATTCGAATGGTGGTTGGGCGATGGATCTTTCGCAAGCTGTGACTGACCGTGCGTTGTTCCATCTCGATAATTCTTATTATATCCCGCAGGTGGAATTCCAGGGACGCGTGGCGAAGATGAACCTTTCATCTAACACCGCGTTTCGCGGATTCGGCGGGCCGCAGGGGATGTTGGTGATTGAGGAGATCATTGATCGGGTTGCGCGGGAGTTGGGGTTGCCAGCCGAAGCGGTGCGGGAGCGCAACCTGTATTGTGGGAAGGGCGAAACCAATACGACGCATTACGGTCAGGAGATTGAGGATAATCGCATCCAGACCATCTGGCATGAGTTGAAGAAGACCAGCGAGCTTCTGAGCAGGCGTGCGGAGATTGCGGTGTGGAATCA
Proteins encoded in this region:
- the xdhB gene encoding xanthine dehydrogenase molybdopterin binding subunit, yielding MASALEFTLNGRAVQIENSSPNTTLLEYLRGNGCAGSKEGCAEGDCGACSVAIIDRNSKGETCYRAINSCLVPLPLMAGREVVTVEGVAKNRELHPVQQKMVECHGSQCGYCTPGFILSLFEGYYRNDLKEQWQLDDQLCGNLCRCTGYRPILEAAAEAYAGREQINGKDPFAERLRQNDGKVGAMQYEAAGEKFFRPDSLKELLKLLQEHPNARMVAGATELGLEITKRYKRFPTLISVEAVPELKECKATDLEWRVGAALTLTQVEEVLAREFPALGKMLWVFGSRQIRNRATLGGNLVTASPIGDSAPVLLALDAKVVIASLEGERTCPLEQFFISYRKTALNPGEVLKAVVIPRSTSGPGLTRITEWYKVSKRREMDISTVAACFVVDLDAQGMVRHARLGYGGVAAMPARAKRTEAALVGKRWSGEWVAEVLPILRAEFTPISDVRGEAKYRQGLITSLFQKFYEETSGGEKAVSIKNGELLKPAEVVGKRPEPHESAHKHVTGEALYTDDQTAGKRMLEVWPVCSPHARAKILKRDATEARKMPGIKAVLMAEDIPGHNDVGAVKKDEILLADREVSFHGHPVALVVGETQAACREAAEKVIVEYEPLQAVLTLQQAIREGSFHNESNFMRRGEVETGLASAPVTLEGEFELGGQEHFYLETHAAWAEPGEDGSVRVVSSTQHPSEVQTVIAHVLHLPINKVVVQSPRMGGGFGGKETQANTPAALAALAASKTGKSVRVRFNRDQDMILSGHRHPFLARFKVGFDSQGMLLALKAQLYSNGGWAMDLSQAVTDRALFHLDNSYYIPQVEFQGRVAKMNLSSNTAFRGFGGPQGMLVIEEIIDRVARELGLPAEAVRERNLYCGKGETNTTHYGQEIEDNRIQTIWHELKKTSELLSRRAEIAVWNQKHPHCKRGLAMTPVKFGISFTVTHLNQAGALVLIYQDGTVQVNHGGTEMGQGIHTNMQAIASKELGIRKENIRVMHTSTDKVPNTSATAASSGSDLNGAAVKNACEIIRARLLPVAVKLLGDKLSKAPTGEDVVFAENEFWDKAHPQTKLPMAELLRVAYMERISLSATGYYRTPDIHWDRVKGKGKPFHYFAYGAAVTEVEVDGFTGMMRVLRTDILQDVGDSINAGINRGQVEGGFVQGMGWLTGEELKWDEKGRLLTHSPDTYKIPAIGDMPQVFNVSFLRNATQSSVVHGSKAVGEPPLMLAISVREAIRDAVAAFGKAGGEVPLSSPATCEAIFTSIQQRLGKIDGVVYSQVKTGAQVSAKA